A window of Nocardia arthritidis genomic DNA:
CCATCGTCGCAGGCGCCGCGACGCTGCGTGAGCCGCACCGGGTGGCCCGTTACCTGGAGGAGCTGGCCGGCGCCTACCACCGCTTCCAGACCAACAAGAACCTCCGCATCCTGCCGCAGGGCGACGAGCCGGTGGCCCCGGTGAACGCGGCCCGGCTGGTGCTGGTCAACGCGACCCGCCAGGTACTCGCCAACGGCCTCGGGCTGCTCGGCGTGAGCGCACCGGAGCGGATGTGAGACTACGAATTGCCCACGGCGGCAACATCGTCGGCGAACCGGCCAAGAAGGTGAGCGGCGTTGTGTCCGCGGCGGGAAAGGAAATCGAATGAGTGCGCACCCCGCGGGTCCCCGGCATGCGGAGATCCCGCACGCACCGAGTCTGCCGCAGCGCCCGGTGGATCCGAGGCAGATGATCGATCTGCCCGCGAATGTCTGGCCGCGCAACGCATCCCGCGACGCCGACGGTGTCGTCCGGCTGGCCGGTGTTCCGGTGTCCGAGCTGGCGGCCGAATTCGGCACCCCGCTGTTCGTGATGGACGAGGACGACTTCCGTTCCCGCTGTAGGGATATGGTGCGTGCGTTCGGCCCGGAGAACCGAGTGCACTACGCCTCCAAGGCATTCCTGTGCGGCGAGGTGGCACGCTGGATCCGGGACGAGGGGCTCTCGCTCGACGTGTGCTCCGGCGGCGAACTGGCCGTCGCGCTGCACGCCGGTTTCCCGCCCGAGCGAATCGCCATGCACGGCAACAACAAATCGGTCGTCGAGCTGGAAGCGGCGGTGGCGGCCGGTGTCGGGCACGTCGTCGTCGACTCGCTCATCGAGATCGAGCGCCTGGAGGCCGTCGCGGGCCGCGCCGGTGTGGTGCAGGACGTGCTGGTCCGGGTGACCGTCGGCGTGGAAGCCCATACGCACGAATACATTTCGACCGCGCACGAGGATCAGAAGTTCGGATTCTCGATCGCGGGCGGCGACGCCATGGAGGCGCTGGCCCGGGTTTTCGAGGCCGACAACCTGCGCCTGGTGGGTCTGCACAGCCATATCGGTTCGCAGATCTTCGATATCGACGGCTTCGAGATCGCCGCGCGCCGCATCCTGCGGCTGCTGAGCGAGGCCATCGAAAAATTCGGCGCGGACCGCACCGCCCAGATCGCGACGCTGGATCTCGGTGGCGGACTTGGTATTTCGTACCTGCCGAATGACGACCCGCCGCCGTTGGACGAATTCGCGGGCAAGCTGCGCGATCTGGTCGACGCCGAGGCCAATGCGATCGGCCTGCCGCGCCCGACCATCGCGGTGGAGCCGGGCCGGGCCATCGCCGGACCGGGCACGGTGACCCTCTACGAGGTGGGCACCACCAAGGATGTCGCGCTGGACGGCGGCGCGAGCAGGCGCTACGTCAGCGTCGACGGTGGGATGAGCGACAACATCCGGCCCGCGCTGTATCAGGCGGAGTACGACTGCCGCCTGGTCTCGCGCTCGTCGGAGGCGTCGGCAGTCGTCGCGCGGGTTGTCGGAAAGCATTGTGAGAGTGGGGATATCGTCATTCGCGATACCTGGATGCCGTCGGATGTCGGCCCGGGTGATCTGATCGCGGTGGCCGCGACCGGTGCGTATTGCTATTCGATGTCGAGTCGATACAACCTGTTGCCCCGTCCGGCCGTTGTCGCGGTCAAGGACGGTCAGGCGCGACTCATTCTGCGCCGGGAAACGGTGACGGACTTGCTCAGCTTGGAGGTGCGGTAAATGGCCGAAGTGGTTAGAGGCGCTTGGGGTGCGGATCACCCGATCGGTGTCGCGGTCCTGGGTATGGGCACGGTGGGCACCGAGGTGGTGCGGGTGCTGCGCGAGCATGCCGAGGACCTGCGGGCCAGGGTCGGCGCGCCGGTGGTGTTGCGCGGTGTCGCGGTGCGCAACCTGAGCGTCGATCGCGGCATCCCCGCCGAGCTGCTGACCACCGACGCGGTGGCTCTGGTGGCCCGTGACGACGTCGATATCGTCGTCGAGGTGGTCGGCGGTATCGATCCGGCGCGTTCGCTGATCAAATCCGCGCTGAATGCGGGCAAATCGGTGGTAACCGCCAACAAGGCGCTGCTCGCCGACTACACCGGCGAACTCGCCGCGGCCGCCGAACGCAACCGCGCCGACCTCTACTTCGAGGCCGCGGTGGCGGGCGCGATCCCGGTGGTGCGCCCGCTGATCCAGTCGCTGTCCGGCGACCGGGTCAATCGCGTGGTCGGCATCGTGAACGGCACCACCAACTTCATCCTTTCCGCGATGGACGAGACCGGCGCCGACTACGAGATCACCTTGAAGGAGGCCACGCGCCTCGGGTACGCGGAGGCCGATCCGACCGCCGATGTCGAGGGCTACGACGCCGCCGCGAAGGCCGCGATCCTCGCCTCGCTGGCCTTCCACACCCGGGTGACCGCCGCCGACGTCTACCGCGAGGGCATCTCGAAGATCAGCGCGGAGGATCTGGAGACCGCGTCGGCGCTCGACTGCACGGTCAAACTCCTGGCTATCTGCGAGCGCGTCGCCGCGGGCCCGGGCGAGCCCGGTCCGGACGAGGGCGGCAAGGAGCGCATCTCGGTGCGCGTCTACCCGGCGCTCATCCCGCGCAAGCATCCGCTGGCCGCGGTGAACGGCGCGTTCAATGCCGTGGTCGTCGAGGCGGAGAACGCCGGACGGCTGATGTTCTACGGGCAGGGCGCGGGCGGCGCCCCGACCGCGTCGGCGGTGCTCGGCGATCTGGTGATGGCGGCGCGCAACAAGTTCTACGGTGGTCGCGCTCCCGGCGAATCGGTTTA
This region includes:
- a CDS encoding homoserine dehydrogenase; this encodes MAEVVRGAWGADHPIGVAVLGMGTVGTEVVRVLREHAEDLRARVGAPVVLRGVAVRNLSVDRGIPAELLTTDAVALVARDDVDIVVEVVGGIDPARSLIKSALNAGKSVVTANKALLADYTGELAAAAERNRADLYFEAAVAGAIPVVRPLIQSLSGDRVNRVVGIVNGTTNFILSAMDETGADYEITLKEATRLGYAEADPTADVEGYDAAAKAAILASLAFHTRVTAADVYREGISKISAEDLETASALDCTVKLLAICERVAAGPGEPGPDEGGKERISVRVYPALIPRKHPLAAVNGAFNAVVVEAENAGRLMFYGQGAGGAPTASAVLGDLVMAARNKFYGGRAPGESVYAELPIAPIGDTPTRYHVNLQVADRPGVLAAVAGEFAKHEVSISTVRQEGHGTGARLVVVTHHAAESALADTVAALAEMASVTSVTSVLRLEGTEE
- the lysA gene encoding diaminopimelate decarboxylase; this encodes MSAHPAGPRHAEIPHAPSLPQRPVDPRQMIDLPANVWPRNASRDADGVVRLAGVPVSELAAEFGTPLFVMDEDDFRSRCRDMVRAFGPENRVHYASKAFLCGEVARWIRDEGLSLDVCSGGELAVALHAGFPPERIAMHGNNKSVVELEAAVAAGVGHVVVDSLIEIERLEAVAGRAGVVQDVLVRVTVGVEAHTHEYISTAHEDQKFGFSIAGGDAMEALARVFEADNLRLVGLHSHIGSQIFDIDGFEIAARRILRLLSEAIEKFGADRTAQIATLDLGGGLGISYLPNDDPPPLDEFAGKLRDLVDAEANAIGLPRPTIAVEPGRAIAGPGTVTLYEVGTTKDVALDGGASRRYVSVDGGMSDNIRPALYQAEYDCRLVSRSSEASAVVARVVGKHCESGDIVIRDTWMPSDVGPGDLIAVAATGAYCYSMSSRYNLLPRPAVVAVKDGQARLILRRETVTDLLSLEVR